From a single Hypomesus transpacificus isolate Combined female chromosome 14, fHypTra1, whole genome shotgun sequence genomic region:
- the det1 gene encoding DET1 homolog isoform X1, whose protein sequence is MHFSRKEAMKPFHPDPPSLQAPEMDNDFPTLRPRRIQNQNDSPTLRPRRIQNQNVVHRLEGRRIFSGRPGAHWYRVRCLHQNVFPNFTVVNVEKPPCFLRKFSPDGRCFIAFSSDQTSLEVYEYQGSQAAEDLLLDQDGETLSNGNDQRSLNIRGRLFQRFFSLLHVTNVASNGEHLNRECSLFTDDCRYVIVGSAAYVPEEPPPYFFEVYRNNEAVNPNPRSPLEDYSLHIIDLHTGRLCDTRSFKCDKIVLSHNQGLYLYRNILAVLSVQQQTIHVFQVTPEGTFLDVRTIGRFCYEDDLLTLSAGYSEALAQGQPGFPRPFTEKTINSLKHRLLVFLWRRAEQDGSPTAKRRFFQYFDQLRQLRMWKMQLLDEHHLFIKYTSEEVVTLKVTDPSQPSFFVVYNMVSTEVLAVFENTSDQLLELFENFCDLFRNATLHSEAVQFPCSASSNNYARQVQRRFKDTIVNAKYGGHTEAVRRLLGQLPISAQSYSSSPYLDLSLFTYDDKWVSVMERPKTCGDHPIRFYARDSGLLKFKIQAGLLGRPINHAVRRLVAFTFHPFEPFAISVQRTNAETTEDRSIVQNPEEPQRTGPLCRTLENHRGPVHCAERWRTTEDRSIVQNPEEPQRTGPLCRTLENHRGPVHCAEP, encoded by the exons GCGATGAAGCCCTTTCaccctgaccctccctccctccaagccCCAGAGATGGACAACGACTTCCCCACCCTGAGGCCTCGTCGTATCCAGAACCAGAACGACTCCCCCACCCTGAGGCCTCGTCGTATCCAGAACCAGAACGTGGTCCACCGTCTGGAAGGCCGCCGCATCTTCTCGGGCCGTCCTGGAGCCCACTGGTACCGGGTCCGCTGCCTCCACCAGAACGTCTTCCCCAACTTCACTGTGGTGAACGTGGAGAAGCCCCCTTGCTTCCTGCGCAAGTTCTCCCCGGACGGACGCTGCTTCATAGCCTTCTCCTCCGACCAGACGTCCCTGGAAGTGTACGAGTACCAGGGCAGCCAAGCTGCCGAGGACCTGTTGCTGGACCAGGACGGGGAGACCCTCTCCAACGGCAACGACCAG CGTTCCCTCAACATCCGCGGCCGTCTCTTCCAGcgcttcttctccctcctgcacgTCACTAACGTGGCTTCCAATGGCGAGCACCTCAACCGAGAGTGCAGCCTGTTCACCGACGACTGCCGCTACGTCATCGTGGGCTCCGCCGCCTACGTGCCGGAAGAACCTCCGCCGTACTTCTTTGAGGTTTACCGGAACAACGAGGCGGTGAACCCCAACCCCCGCTCGCCGCTGGAGGACTACTCCCTGCACATCATCGACCTGCACACGGGACGCCTCTGTGACACGCGCTCCTTCAAGTGTGACAAAATCGTCCTGTCGCACAACCAGGGGCTGTACCTGTACAGGAACATCCTGGCCGTGCTGTCGGTCCAGCAGCAGACCATACACGTCTTCCAG GTGACACCAGAGGGCACGTTCCTGGACGTGAGGACCATCGGGAGGTTCTGCTACGAGGAcgacctcctcaccctctctgccgGGTACTCTGAGGCGCTGGCGCAGGGCCAGCCCGGCTTCCCCCGCCCCTTCACGGAGAAAACCATTAACTCCCTGAAGCACCGGTTGCTGGTGTTCCTGTGGAGGCGGGCGGAGCAGGACGGCAGCCCCACGGCCAAGCGACGCTTCTTCCAGTACTTCGACCAGCTGCGCCAGCTCCGCATGTGGAAGATGCAGCTGCTGGACGAGCACCACCTGTTCATCAAGTACACCAGCGAGGAAGTGGTCACTCTCAAAGTCACTGACCCCTCCCAG CCGTCCTTCTTTGTGGTGTACAACATGGTAAGCACAGAGGTGCTGGCCGTTTTTGAGAACACATCAGACCAGCTGCTGGAGCTGTTTGAGAACTTCTGTGACCTGTTCCGCAACGCCACGCTCCACAGCGAGGCGGTCCAGTTCCCCTGCTCCGCCTCCAGCAACAACTATGCCCGGCAGGTCCAGAGAAG gttCAAGGACACCATCGTGAACGCTAAGTACGGGGGTCACACAGAGGCCGTGCGCAGGCTGCTGGGGCAGCTGCCCATCAGCGCCCAGTCCTACAGCAGCAGCCCCTACCtcgacctctctctcttcacctacGACGACAAGTGGGTCTCCGTCATGGAGCGGCCCAAGACCTGCGGAGACCACCCCATCCG gttctATGCCCGGGACTCAGGTCTGCTTAAGTTTAAGATCCAGGCGGGCTTGCTGGGCCGTCCTATCAACCACGCAGTCCGCAGGCTGGTGGCGTTCACCTTTCATCCTTTCGAACCCTTCGCCATTTCCGTGCAGCGCACCAACGCAGA AACCACAGAGGACCGGTCCATTGTGCAGAACCCTGAAGAACCACAGAGGACCGGTCCATTGTGCAGAACCCTGGAGAACCACAGAGGACCGGTCCATTGTGCAGAGCGCTGGAGAACCACAGAGGACCGGTCCATTGTGCAGAACCCTGAAGAACCACAGAGGACCGGTCCATTGTGCAGAACCCTGGAGAACCACAGAGGACCGGTCCATTGTGCAGAACCCTGA
- the det1 gene encoding DET1 homolog isoform X2 produces the protein MHFSRKEAMKPFHPDPPSLQAPEMDNDFPTLRPRRIQNQNDSPTLRPRRIQNQNVVHRLEGRRIFSGRPGAHWYRVRCLHQNVFPNFTVVNVEKPPCFLRKFSPDGRCFIAFSSDQTSLEVYEYQGSQAAEDLLLDQDGETLSNGNDQRSLNIRGRLFQRFFSLLHVTNVASNGEHLNRECSLFTDDCRYVIVGSAAYVPEEPPPYFFEVYRNNEAVNPNPRSPLEDYSLHIIDLHTGRLCDTRSFKCDKIVLSHNQGLYLYRNILAVLSVQQQTIHVFQVTPEGTFLDVRTIGRFCYEDDLLTLSAGYSEALAQGQPGFPRPFTEKTINSLKHRLLVFLWRRAEQDGSPTAKRRFFQYFDQLRQLRMWKMQLLDEHHLFIKYTSEEVVTLKVTDPSQPSFFVVYNMVSTEVLAVFENTSDQLLELFENFCDLFRNATLHSEAVQFPCSASSNNYARQVQRRFKDTIVNAKYGGHTEAVRRLLGQLPISAQSYSSSPYLDLSLFTYDDKWVSVMERPKTCGDHPIRFYARDSGLLKFKIQAGLLGRPINHAVRRLVAFTFHPFEPFAISVQRTNAEYVVNFHMRHVCV, from the exons GCGATGAAGCCCTTTCaccctgaccctccctccctccaagccCCAGAGATGGACAACGACTTCCCCACCCTGAGGCCTCGTCGTATCCAGAACCAGAACGACTCCCCCACCCTGAGGCCTCGTCGTATCCAGAACCAGAACGTGGTCCACCGTCTGGAAGGCCGCCGCATCTTCTCGGGCCGTCCTGGAGCCCACTGGTACCGGGTCCGCTGCCTCCACCAGAACGTCTTCCCCAACTTCACTGTGGTGAACGTGGAGAAGCCCCCTTGCTTCCTGCGCAAGTTCTCCCCGGACGGACGCTGCTTCATAGCCTTCTCCTCCGACCAGACGTCCCTGGAAGTGTACGAGTACCAGGGCAGCCAAGCTGCCGAGGACCTGTTGCTGGACCAGGACGGGGAGACCCTCTCCAACGGCAACGACCAG CGTTCCCTCAACATCCGCGGCCGTCTCTTCCAGcgcttcttctccctcctgcacgTCACTAACGTGGCTTCCAATGGCGAGCACCTCAACCGAGAGTGCAGCCTGTTCACCGACGACTGCCGCTACGTCATCGTGGGCTCCGCCGCCTACGTGCCGGAAGAACCTCCGCCGTACTTCTTTGAGGTTTACCGGAACAACGAGGCGGTGAACCCCAACCCCCGCTCGCCGCTGGAGGACTACTCCCTGCACATCATCGACCTGCACACGGGACGCCTCTGTGACACGCGCTCCTTCAAGTGTGACAAAATCGTCCTGTCGCACAACCAGGGGCTGTACCTGTACAGGAACATCCTGGCCGTGCTGTCGGTCCAGCAGCAGACCATACACGTCTTCCAG GTGACACCAGAGGGCACGTTCCTGGACGTGAGGACCATCGGGAGGTTCTGCTACGAGGAcgacctcctcaccctctctgccgGGTACTCTGAGGCGCTGGCGCAGGGCCAGCCCGGCTTCCCCCGCCCCTTCACGGAGAAAACCATTAACTCCCTGAAGCACCGGTTGCTGGTGTTCCTGTGGAGGCGGGCGGAGCAGGACGGCAGCCCCACGGCCAAGCGACGCTTCTTCCAGTACTTCGACCAGCTGCGCCAGCTCCGCATGTGGAAGATGCAGCTGCTGGACGAGCACCACCTGTTCATCAAGTACACCAGCGAGGAAGTGGTCACTCTCAAAGTCACTGACCCCTCCCAG CCGTCCTTCTTTGTGGTGTACAACATGGTAAGCACAGAGGTGCTGGCCGTTTTTGAGAACACATCAGACCAGCTGCTGGAGCTGTTTGAGAACTTCTGTGACCTGTTCCGCAACGCCACGCTCCACAGCGAGGCGGTCCAGTTCCCCTGCTCCGCCTCCAGCAACAACTATGCCCGGCAGGTCCAGAGAAG gttCAAGGACACCATCGTGAACGCTAAGTACGGGGGTCACACAGAGGCCGTGCGCAGGCTGCTGGGGCAGCTGCCCATCAGCGCCCAGTCCTACAGCAGCAGCCCCTACCtcgacctctctctcttcacctacGACGACAAGTGGGTCTCCGTCATGGAGCGGCCCAAGACCTGCGGAGACCACCCCATCCG gttctATGCCCGGGACTCAGGTCTGCTTAAGTTTAAGATCCAGGCGGGCTTGCTGGGCCGTCCTATCAACCACGCAGTCCGCAGGCTGGTGGCGTTCACCTTTCATCCTTTCGAACCCTTCGCCATTTCCGTGCAGCGCACCAACGCAGAGTACGTGGTCAACTTCCACATGCGCCAcgtttgtgtgtga